The window AAAATATTCTCTATTCCCACCCCTATATCTTTCTTATGGCTTTGACAACTGTGCTGGATCGCCGCTGACCGTTCCACACAGATCCGAACTGGGACCGGAATGCGTGGTAAAGCCATGAGGCCTTTTTAATCATTCGTTCGTCACAGCCGGCATGGCATGGCATGCTAAAAGTCTGCCGTATTTATTTCCAATTTCTGTCTCCcacattttcttctttctctctctctccctctctccctctctctctctctctctctcttcctctcttccttgcACTTCTACGGTCTTCTctggtggtggccagaaCCTGTACGTTACTGCTCCTCCGGTTTGTTTCCGCCGCTTTTGTCGATATCCTCTTTCCTACGAATGGGCgtttgtttttgttttatATCCCTTTCTTGCAAGGCGCAGCAATTTGCCTTGTTCTGTCATTTGGATCTCATATCGTGTCTTTTCTCGGTCTTAGTGCATAGTGGGAGCGACTCGGTCTGCTGCTGAATCTCATTTCGCCCTGTTTCCGTCTTATCCACTCTCGAGTATTGACATCGACATTATGAATTGTGCGCATCATTGGGAAGTTCTACGATCTTTGGAAGGAAGGTATGAGAATGAAATTGGAGAAGATTCAGAGCCATCGTATACTGCGGGATATCGATCGAGGTAAAAAAGAAAGCTTCCATCATGACAATAAACAAAAACCCGAAAGTAAAGAACAATCTGTCAACCGAAAATCCAACACCTGGAATGCAATAAGAAATGAACGGCAGATGATCTCTTTTTTCGTTTCCGACAAGTACATACAAACAGTAAATATCTCCTCTTTGGGTCAGTTCAGATCATCCCAAACCATTGGAGCAAGCGTATTGTGCCCCCACGGGGTGTCAACTCCGGAGGAAGCACTTGCAGTGGGATTCTCATCCAGagagaacgaaagaaaacccGCCGACGCCGGGACGGAGGAGGCAGAAGGTTCAAGAAAGCCTTGTGCCGGTACAGGCAGTAAAAGAGACGAATCAATAGGGCCTGGGTTAGACAGCGAGCCGCTGGGGCTATGCCGAGGTTTCGGTCGAGCAGCACGTGAGTGGGAGGTTGCTGGAGGCCTGGGCGGGCTCTGTTCGCTACTATTAGCCGCCTGATCTCGCGGCGTGGAGGTGGATTTTGTAGAGGTAGATAAATCCTGGCCGGAAGCTTGGGTGTGTAACGCGTTGCCGCTGACAGATCCTCCGTCTTTGTAGGCATGCGGAAACTTGGTGCGGAATCGGTCACGGAGATCTGCCGGTCTGCGATGACCAAGGTTCAGGCGGGAGTCCCGCTGGATGAGAGTCCATTGGAAGCCATGAACAGCGTAGCCTTTCAGAAGggcctcatcttcggcagGGGTGAAGGGCCGGCGAGAGCGACGCTTGGGTTTCGTGGTAACATGAGGTTCGGGAATGCCGAGAGGTACGAGGGTAGGTCGTGACTGGTTTGAGAGTGTAGCGGTGGATCTAGCCGAGGGCGGTGTTTGGGGTTGAATGCTGCCACTGCTACTTGGGGTGTCCGTGTCGGGTGGGGTAGACACACTCGACGTTGATGGCACAATAGATAGGGCAGGTGGGCTGCCCGCGCCGGAGTTCGTTGACTCTGACCCAGTGGTGGCAGTTCGTCGCGGTTGTAGAGGGCGAAGCTTGACAGGTGTATTTTCACGGCCCTCCCCATCTGCTTTAGAAAGAGAGTTGGAGAGCACGGTGTGGAGTTGTTGGATTGCTTCATTTGGATTGGCAGCCCGGTATGCCCAAGGATAGCAAACGCGGAATCTGTCCTTCAAATTGGAAGCGGTTCGCTTGTTGAACTCAAGTTCAGGCTGCGCGAGTATTGTCTTCCAATTTCCAATGCCGCACTTAACGACGCCGCGAAGGAGTGCAgtcgtttcttcttccgtccACCGCCGCACATTCAAGCGCGACCGGCCTCGGGTCTTGGGTGACATGGGCTCATTTCCTTCCTCTGTGGGCACCGGTGACTCCTTGCCATCTCCGGACTGACCTTTCTCATGTATCGTTGGAGTTGGGTCGTGCACATGCTCCACTGTCTTGGGAGGCTCCacgtcatcatcgccctggCCGTCGTCTTCATTGCCTCCGAGAAGATCTTTGTCGTCGAGAGTGACACcgaggatctcctcgagccTCGCTTCTCTCCGTTCTGAAGGTTGACTGTTGACAAGGCCTGGATTAGAACTCTGCGAGGTCCCAGACTCAAGAGCCTCATCTACCCGCGAGGGTTTCGTAAGGAGCTGAGTGATGGACCCTGCCTCGATAGGCGGTAGAAGAGCAGCGTTGGGCGGAGGCTCGTTCAGACCATTCAGAATGGCAAAAGGTCCAAAGGGTGGCGGGCGTTGTTCCTTTTGTGCCTGAGGTATCGGCAGTTGCAGGTGTTCGCCAAACGATTCTGCCTGGATATCTAGGCGGCGACGCTTGCGAGGCCCATGGAGAGCGTGATCGTCGAACGAAGAAGCAAAGGGCACCCTTTCCAGAGCTCGAAGGTTGACAAAAGCCGGCAGAATCGGTCTTGGGGGCGGCTCCACATTCGACTGCGAGTCCGCAGAGGAGTCGGCCTTGCTCGATCGAGCAGCATTGAGGAACTCCGTCACCGTAGGAAGGCTTGCATTTGACTTGGCCTTTGCAGGAGCATTGTTGGGAGAAGTGCTAGTCTTGGAGATCTTCGAATCTCGAGCCCCACTAGCATTGGGTTCCAGAGGCGATGGGGCACTTAGGGTTCGTGAAGAGACGGGCTCGCGCAGCGGTGCGATCCGTAACGACTGGAGTTGTGGGAGGTCGCGGAGCAGCGACTCATCCAGGGGCCGAAAGACACCACCAGTATCCATCACTGGACATCGGAGGAATCGTGGGCAGATGAATCGCAGAGACAGCAGGTCATCGCGTCCATCGCTCTCGATGGGTAAGAATGACAGTCGAAGCTGCGATAACGTCGATAACTACGGGCTGCGACAGCGCCCACTTGCGCGGTACTCTACGTCATCCAGAGAATGCGGAACTATGGGACTTTTGGATCTGATTTTTCGGGACTAATAAATATTAGAATCACTCTACTATCGATGTTTACTCTTATTGTACCTTGCATTCTTATTTTTGTCTTGCTACTCTGTTGTTGCTGTGGCATTAGGCTCGCTTCCGATGAGGCGGACAGCTGGTCCGCCAAGACCAAACCCCAGCTCTCAAACCAACCTCTTGACTGCACACGAATAACCCGAATTATCAGACAAACGCCCATATCTCTCCAATATACACGTCTCATAATGGGCACACTCTttccaccatggccaaaCGTCCTATTCGGGGTGCTCGAGCCCATCTCGCTGTATGCGACCCTCTCCTGAAACGCATGTGACCAAACATCCCTAACGCTCCAAATGCAGAGCCCTCGGCAGCCTGTACCCGCTCCACGATCTTGAAGGATTTATCGCGGGCCAAACCCCGAAAGCCGCAACGGCGCCAATTTTTCATCCCAGCAGCATGGCGCTGGCCTACCAACTCGGCAACCTGTACTCCCtgctcttcctggtcggcgTGGCTGTGATGTACAGCACCAACGAGCCCCGCGTGCTGCGGAATTATGCGGTCGCGCTGGCTATCGCGGACATTGGGCATGTCTACGCTACCTACCTGGCGATGGGCTGGGAGGCGTTTGTGGACGTTACTGCGTGGAATGCGCTGACCTGGGGCAATATCGGAGTCACCGGGTTTCTCTTCGTCAATAGGATCGCCTATCTCTGCGGTTTGTTTGGTCCTACGAGGGCGCCTAAGGCGGCGGGGAAGAAGGCCTAAGACGTTTTTCTGGTTGGCGGAGGTCAATTTGGTGTATTGATTACCGATTGCGGCCCGATTACGCTTTCTGGGTGATTGTTCTTgttgatttgtttttttctATATCCTTGGATATAACAGA of the Penicillium psychrofluorescens genome assembly, chromosome: 1 genome contains:
- a CDS encoding uncharacterized protein (ID:PFLUO_000661-T1.cds;~source:funannotate): MDTGGVFRPLDESLLRDLPQLQSLRIAPLREPVSSRTLSAPSPLEPNASGARDSKISKTSTSPNNAPAKAKSNASLPTVTEFLNAARSSKADSSADSQSNVEPPPRPILPAFVNLRALERVPFASSFDDHALHGPRKRRRLDIQAESFGEHLQLPIPQAQKEQRPPPFGPFAILNGLNEPPPNAALLPPIEAGSITQLLTKPSRVDEALESGTSQSSNPGLVNSQPSERREARLEEILGVTLDDKDLLGGNEDDGQGDDDVEPPKTVEHVHDPTPTIHEKGQSGDGKESPVPTEEGNEPMSPKTRGRSRLNVRRWTEEETTALLRGVVKCGIGNWKTILAQPELEFNKRTASNLKDRFRVCYPWAYRAANPNEAIQQLHTVLSNSLSKADGEGRENTPVKLRPLQPRRTATTGSESTNSGAGSPPALSIVPSTSSVSTPPDTDTPSSSGSIQPQTPPSARSTATLSNQSRPTLVPLGIPEPHVTTKPKRRSRRPFTPAEDEALLKGYAVHGFQWTLIQRDSRLNLGHRRPADLRDRFRTKFPHAYKDGGSVSGNALHTQASGQDLSTSTKSTSTPRDQAANSSEQSPPRPPATSHSRAARPKPRHSPSGSLSNPGPIDSSLLLPVPAQGFLEPSASSVPASAGFLSFSLDENPTASASSGVDTPWGHNTLAPMVWDDLN
- a CDS encoding uncharacterized protein (ID:PFLUO_000662-T1.cds;~source:funannotate), with protein sequence MGTLFPPWPNVLFGVLEPISLALGSLYPLHDLEGFIAGQTPKAATAPIFHPSSMALAYQLGNLYSLLFLVGVAVMYSTNEPRVLRNYAVALAIADIGHVYATYLAMGWEAFVDVTAWNALTWGNIGVTGFLFVNRIAYLCGLFGPTRAPKAAGKKA